A genomic segment from Candidatus Omnitrophota bacterium encodes:
- a CDS encoding right-handed parallel beta-helix repeat-containing protein encodes MPNGGSRPNSGADHSLNHAESIDAALSDRLSPLLKLAEFLDRNSRNKDLLSQLYHFIQQQEQSINNVFHSAPGGDEQPIVSNESTDFHNAQPPSQPQIIEGSQVPADSISNLLEEKKQLQEKLRAIKEKERELERQIEAQFPVWTAMFVDLCDSSHIFSTMGDIVGQEIVDLFRKICLDQIHKYHPCYEELSGGDQILVCFENSKDCVDAAIDAFMALAKYNGSSEPQQRKGILIQGSAGIYRGKINWQEKSLMQCHALNYAKRLQDKAGRSQIFISESIRDELAAFGRYTTVFQGVQILKNIPQPQTIYELRWSKNAILYPRQQSFTTFPESGAPLSSIDIPASPSPADTNYEIKNHWPAQVENVRLAYENFFADYSTIAEALSLARENSVISIRPGRYHESIILSQMHDITIESHPDGTVIVESDSGIPLEINNCSNIHISGFTFQSNDFIGDKHTCIFIDRSQNITCEKCKVIESPSLGMNVQFSQNILILESDFRFCGYGGVMIKDFSEVRMERCQVTQNGEIIITSSIGDGCGVIVTSQSSLEIMDCEIKNNRGSGVFADNALSINATGNAIENNGRNTAQPGILFTNDSWGKLNKNQINKNGSAGLMVRESQVHAIGNSLKGNGKKTSPMQSGIVLVDSPKCKLLFNQMTGNGVDVVKKFHKQQAPTPKSAEKPLPEPAPQDIFPNAKRIDSPLNPTASRMIRSNDRRKSSYQQIIEEKYKNKNKNYPTEIKDRGESSNKKK; translated from the coding sequence ATGCCGAATGGGGGGAGCCGCCCAAACAGCGGCGCAGACCACTCTTTAAACCATGCGGAATCAATAGACGCCGCTCTTTCCGACCGTCTTTCGCCGTTATTGAAATTAGCGGAGTTTTTGGATAGAAATTCGCGCAATAAAGACCTTCTGAGCCAATTATATCATTTTATTCAACAGCAAGAACAATCAATCAATAATGTATTTCATAGCGCGCCCGGCGGCGACGAACAACCCATTGTCTCAAATGAATCCACCGATTTTCACAACGCCCAACCGCCATCCCAACCTCAAATAATCGAAGGTTCTCAAGTTCCCGCCGATTCCATTTCGAATCTATTAGAAGAGAAAAAACAGCTGCAAGAAAAACTGAGGGCGATCAAGGAGAAAGAAAGAGAGTTAGAACGCCAAATCGAAGCCCAGTTTCCCGTTTGGACGGCTATGTTTGTCGATCTCTGCGATTCCAGCCATATCTTTTCTACTATGGGCGACATCGTGGGACAGGAGATTGTGGACCTATTCCGTAAAATCTGCTTAGATCAGATTCATAAATACCATCCGTGCTATGAAGAATTAAGCGGAGGGGATCAGATTCTGGTATGTTTTGAAAATTCGAAAGATTGCGTAGACGCAGCCATCGACGCCTTCATGGCGCTGGCGAAATACAATGGTTCCTCCGAACCTCAACAACGGAAGGGAATATTGATTCAAGGCAGCGCCGGAATCTACCGCGGAAAAATCAATTGGCAAGAAAAATCCTTGATGCAGTGCCACGCCCTGAATTACGCCAAACGATTGCAGGACAAAGCGGGCCGCAGTCAGATTTTCATTTCGGAATCGATCCGCGACGAATTGGCGGCCTTCGGCCGCTATACAACGGTTTTCCAAGGAGTACAAATCCTTAAGAACATTCCCCAACCCCAAACAATTTACGAATTGCGTTGGTCGAAAAACGCCATTCTTTATCCCCGCCAGCAGTCCTTTACGACATTTCCTGAATCTGGCGCGCCTCTTTCCTCCATCGATATTCCCGCCTCGCCGTCCCCCGCGGATACAAATTATGAAATCAAAAATCATTGGCCCGCCCAAGTTGAAAACGTGAGATTGGCTTACGAGAACTTTTTTGCGGATTATTCAACCATCGCCGAAGCGTTAAGCCTGGCGCGGGAAAATAGCGTAATCAGTATCCGGCCCGGTCGCTATCATGAGTCCATCATCCTCTCCCAAATGCATGATATCACCATTGAATCTCACCCCGATGGAACGGTAATCGTCGAATCGGATTCGGGAATTCCCTTGGAGATTAATAACTGTTCCAACATTCATATTTCAGGATTCACTTTTCAAAGCAATGATTTCATTGGCGATAAACATACTTGTATTTTTATTGACCGATCACAGAATATCACCTGCGAGAAATGCAAGGTCATCGAATCGCCCAGCCTAGGAATGAACGTCCAATTCAGCCAAAACATTTTAATCCTAGAAAGCGATTTTCGATTCTGCGGGTATGGCGGCGTAATGATTAAAGATTTTTCCGAAGTGCGGATGGAGCGATGCCAAGTAACGCAAAATGGAGAAATTATCATTACCAGCTCCATCGGAGACGGCTGCGGCGTCATCGTTACGAGCCAATCCAGCTTGGAAATAATGGACTGTGAGATTAAAAACAACCGGGGTTCGGGAGTTTTCGCCGATAATGCTCTTTCTATAAACGCAACGGGCAACGCGATCGAAAACAACGGACGCAATACCGCCCAGCCCGGAATTTTATTTACTAATGATTCCTGGGGTAAATTGAACAAAAACCAAATCAATAAGAATGGTTCGGCGGGATTGATGGTGCGTGAATCTCAAGTTCATGCCATTGGTAATTCCCTTAAGGGAAACGGCAAAAAGACGTCTCCCATGCAAAGCGGAATCGTTTTAGTCGATAGTCCAAAATGTAAATTATTATTTAACCAAATGACGGGGAACGGCGTTGATGTAGTTAAAAAATTTCACAAACAACAAGCGCCGACTCCAAAATCAGCGGAAAAACCTCTACCAGAACCCGCTCCACAAGATATTTTTCCAAACGCCAAGCGAATCGACAGTCCTTTGAATCCCACAGCCAGCCGTATGATCAGATCGAACGATAGGCGCAAATCATCCTACCAACAAATCATTGAAGAAAAATATAAAAATAAAAACAAAAATTACCCTACAGAAATCAAGGATCGTGGAGAATCTTCCAATAAAAAAAAATGA